A single genomic interval of Koleobacter methoxysyntrophicus harbors:
- a CDS encoding DUF4372 domain-containing protein codes for MFQPILNKKFLQKLQTLNIDKYIKKLKTPQLIKLLVHAQLQQQKSLRDISNTLNNDKFSKTIKLDSISASQISRRLRTLPPKLLHILLKNIILQAAAEIGFKNIKHNIGQIYLIDSITISLCLSKYLWATFRKTKAGIKLHLRLKFFKNNVLPDEAVITPAKPADKTQIIMNPEIKTHKQANLSYNKNYG; via the coding sequence CTGTTTCAACCTATTTTAAATAAAAAATTTTTACAAAAGCTACAAACTTTGAACATTGACAAATACATAAAGAAACTGAAAACACCACAGCTTATCAAACTTTTGGTCCACGCCCAGCTACAACAGCAAAAGAGTTTACGTGATATCAGCAACACACTTAATAACGATAAGTTCAGCAAAACAATTAAGCTTGACTCCATCAGTGCTTCTCAAATATCCCGCAGGTTGCGCACCCTTCCTCCAAAGCTGCTGCACATACTGCTCAAAAACATTATCTTACAGGCAGCAGCGGAAATTGGTTTTAAAAACATCAAGCATAACATAGGTCAAATCTACCTGATTGATTCAATTACCATTAGCCTGTGTTTATCAAAATACCTGTGGGCAACCTTTAGAAAAACCAAAGCAGGAATAAAACTGCATCTACGACTTAAATTTTTTAAAAACAATGTTTTACCTGATGAAGCTGTTATTACCCCGGCAAAACCTGCAGATAAAACACAGATTATAATGAACCCAGAAATTAAGACACACAAACAGGCAAATTTAAGCTATAATAAGAACTATGGATAA
- a CDS encoding HD-GYP domain-containing protein — protein MRFIPSNCIREGMILAKPLQDSYGRILLAKGTMLKQSYIKKILEIGYNGVYIEDKFTKDIQTIDVISNELRISTVKCLTEFMENLNSSSETFDTDIKPIKLKINEIINELLQKRDVMVNIIDLKIFDKYTYFHSVNVTVIALIIGISLGYNKERLYELGIGAIVHDIGKVFIPEEILKKPEKLSGTEFEIIKSHPLEGFKYLQKHFDIPSTSRIIALMHHEKIDGSGYPKKLKDDEIHEYAKIVCIADVYDALTSDRPYRKAYPPSHAIEYIMGGSGRLFDSELVTVFTKKIAPYPVGTYVRLSNNQIGIVTENFENCCLRPRLRIVKDSNGKIVEPYEINLRDDPNMRNLTIIEIYNDVVG, from the coding sequence ATGAGATTTATACCATCTAATTGTATAAGGGAAGGAATGATTCTTGCCAAACCCCTTCAGGATTCTTACGGAAGAATACTTCTGGCAAAGGGTACTATGTTAAAGCAATCATATATCAAAAAGATCCTGGAAATTGGTTATAATGGAGTATATATTGAAGATAAATTTACAAAAGATATTCAAACAATTGATGTTATAAGTAATGAACTAAGGATAAGTACTGTAAAGTGTTTAACAGAATTCATGGAAAACTTGAATTCCAGTTCCGAGACCTTTGATACAGATATTAAGCCTATCAAATTAAAAATAAATGAAATAATAAATGAACTGTTGCAAAAAAGGGATGTGATGGTAAATATTATCGATTTAAAAATCTTTGACAAATATACATATTTTCACTCGGTAAATGTAACCGTTATTGCATTAATTATAGGTATATCCCTGGGGTACAACAAAGAACGATTATATGAACTCGGAATAGGTGCCATCGTTCATGACATTGGAAAGGTATTTATCCCAGAAGAGATACTTAAAAAACCTGAAAAACTGTCCGGTACTGAATTTGAAATAATAAAATCCCATCCTTTAGAAGGATTTAAGTATTTACAAAAACACTTTGATATCCCATCTACCTCTAGGATCATTGCATTAATGCATCATGAAAAAATCGACGGCTCAGGTTACCCAAAAAAACTAAAGGACGACGAAATCCATGAATATGCTAAAATTGTTTGCATTGCCGATGTATATGACGCATTAACATCAGACAGGCCTTATAGAAAGGCTTACCCGCCATCCCATGCCATCGAGTATATCATGGGAGGAAGTGGTCGACTTTTTGATTCCGAGCTGGTAACAGTTTTTACAAAGAAAATTGCTCCTTATCCTGTTGGAACATATGTTAGGCTGAGTAATAACCAAATAGGAATAGTAACAGAAAACTTTGAAAACTGCTGCCTTAGACCTAGATTGAGGATTGTTAAAGACTCTAATGGAAAAATCGTAGAACCTTATGAAATCAATTTGAGAGATGATCCTAATATGAGGAATCTAACGATAATTGAAATATATAATGATGTTGTAGGGTAA
- a CDS encoding ribosomal-processing cysteine protease Prp: protein MIRVEVTRDKRKCIKKVMVKGHSGYDDIGKDIVCAAVSGIVQTAVLGLTELLNISISLEMDEGFMCLILPANLEKDLCQKTGIILETMVLGLKEIEKVYTEYIRVVVKEGGV from the coding sequence ATGATAAGAGTAGAAGTTACAAGGGATAAACGGAAGTGCATCAAAAAAGTAATGGTCAAAGGCCATTCCGGTTACGATGATATTGGTAAAGATATTGTCTGTGCAGCGGTTTCCGGTATCGTCCAAACGGCAGTTCTGGGCCTGACGGAACTATTGAATATTTCCATAAGTTTAGAAATGGATGAGGGATTTATGTGTTTAATATTGCCCGCAAATCTTGAGAAGGATTTGTGTCAGAAGACGGGAATAATCCTGGAAACTATGGTCCTTGGCCTTAAGGAAATAGAAAAAGTCTATACCGAATATATTAGAGTTGTAGTAAAAGAAGGAGGTGTTTAA
- the rplU gene encoding 50S ribosomal protein L21 gives MYAIIETGGKQYRIQEGDILRVEKLDIPEGETVEFDKVLAISKGDSFSVGQPYLEGAKVLGKVLNHGKGKKVIVFKYKAKKNYRRKQGHRQPFTRVQIENIQF, from the coding sequence ATGTATGCTATAATTGAAACAGGAGGAAAACAGTACAGGATTCAGGAAGGGGACATCCTGCGGGTAGAGAAATTGGATATTCCAGAAGGTGAAACTGTAGAATTTGATAAAGTTCTTGCTATTTCTAAAGGTGATAGTTTTTCTGTTGGTCAGCCTTATTTAGAAGGGGCAAAAGTTTTAGGGAAGGTATTAAACCACGGAAAAGGGAAAAAGGTCATAGTATTTAAGTATAAGGCAAAGAAAAACTATCGCAGAAAACAGGGACACAGACAACCCTTTACCAGGGTCCAGATAGAAAATATCCAGTTTTAG
- a CDS encoding DUF1893 domain-containing protein has protein sequence MSDLELAKRSLLCDSSLSVVLVKDGKILAKRTEKGIIPILSIIEDMKTKLDGASIADKVLGKAAAVLSYNAGIKHFFAKVISERALKYLEQKGAYVEKGKVVQYILNREQTDLCPIEKLTGDSEDPVELTRKIRAFLRI, from the coding sequence ATGAGTGATTTAGAACTAGCAAAAAGGAGTTTATTGTGTGATTCCTCTCTTTCGGTTGTTCTAGTTAAAGATGGAAAGATTCTAGCGAAGAGAACAGAAAAGGGTATAATTCCAATACTATCAATTATTGAGGATATGAAAACCAAGCTTGATGGTGCTAGTATTGCTGACAAGGTATTGGGAAAGGCGGCTGCAGTTTTATCCTATAACGCAGGCATAAAACATTTTTTTGCTAAAGTAATCAGTGAAAGGGCACTAAAATATTTAGAACAAAAAGGGGCTTATGTAGAGAAGGGAAAAGTAGTTCAGTATATACTGAACAGAGAACAGACGGATTTGTGCCCTATAGAAAAGTTAACAGGAGATAGTGAGGACCCCGTTGAACTTACCAGGAAAATACGGGCATTTCTAAGGATATGA
- the tcmP gene encoding three-Cys-motif partner protein TcmP produces MANEKKYIEGYPFYFWEIKDHTKVKHRVFADYFDKYVKLVGKYHDINYIDCFGGCGAYVDENQDIYFGSPILAAFIAQENTEKLNRKIRIFVIDTDKENLDNLQKIIEFKNIKIPIELIKDNYKEGTEKVLQKYPSTPTFYLIDPFGYSLDYKFFTTTHNNKRSEIIVTFMFTALNRGISIEKVRQTINNLYGTDEWEKIKNLRGYERERAAVGLFIKKLEEIFSYVKEYRISFPDKDRTYYYLIHGTNHQKGLRIMSSSFAKHNDGNLEYKGPKQNQKSLFDMEEFKINEISKFLFRKYKNKEVSFLNIVIESIKNGYGETFVRKTLSKLEKDGKIQIIRRPQYTLQGHERKGIEENDIIVFKE; encoded by the coding sequence ATGGCAAACGAGAAGAAATATATTGAGGGATATCCATTTTATTTTTGGGAAATTAAAGATCATACTAAAGTTAAACATAGAGTTTTTGCTGACTATTTTGACAAATATGTAAAGCTAGTTGGAAAATATCACGATATTAATTATATTGATTGTTTTGGGGGATGTGGAGCATATGTTGATGAAAATCAGGATATTTATTTTGGCTCTCCTATTTTAGCAGCATTCATAGCACAAGAAAATACAGAAAAATTAAATCGTAAGATTAGGATTTTTGTTATAGATACAGATAAAGAGAATTTAGATAATCTTCAAAAAATAATTGAATTTAAAAATATAAAAATACCGATTGAACTAATTAAGGATAATTACAAAGAAGGTACAGAAAAAGTTTTACAAAAGTATCCATCTACTCCTACTTTTTATCTAATAGATCCTTTTGGATATTCCTTAGATTATAAGTTTTTTACAACAACACACAATAATAAAAGGTCAGAGATAATAGTAACCTTTATGTTTACTGCATTGAATAGAGGAATTTCTATCGAAAAAGTAAGACAAACAATAAATAATTTATACGGAACAGATGAGTGGGAAAAAATAAAAAATTTAAGGGGATATGAACGTGAAAGAGCTGCTGTAGGTTTATTTATTAAAAAACTAGAAGAAATATTTTCATATGTCAAAGAATATAGGATAAGTTTTCCTGATAAAGATAGAACATATTACTATTTAATTCATGGAACTAATCATCAAAAAGGACTTAGGATAATGAGTTCTTCTTTTGCAAAACATAACGATGGAAATTTAGAGTATAAGGGACCTAAACAAAATCAAAAGTCACTATTTGATATGGAAGAATTTAAAATAAATGAAATAAGTAAATTTTTATTTAGAAAATATAAAAATAAAGAAGTAAGTTTCTTAAACATAGTTATTGAAAGTATTAAAAATGGATATGGCGAGACCTTTGTAAGAAAGACATTATCGAAATTAGAAAAGGATGGTAAAATTCAAATAATTCGTAGACCACAATATACTTTACAAGGGCATGAAAGGAAAGGCATTGAAGAGAATGATATTATTGTTTTTAAGGAGTGA
- a CDS encoding Spo0B domain-containing protein, translating into MIGVILFRLRIKKNKFILLNIEGKSWDTVEYVIEFYLISIGVRFMGMHFINIFKKNKGNFYFLVFGIQWLFLVLLSLILIKKGGKTFIILAIGTNIFILELIITILNMSKYRKKYINIKKEYRLCRDIVRCLRLEKHDFLNRLQVISGFVQLKKYDKINPQIKKITEETTTTSQMSRIKFRPLKAIFFSALRLARKYNIYINIEVDELFFRRMAVPEKDREELSYCMKMLLFSIIAEFKNINVKNKRILIHLRSNNKDGIYLILCYNAALSNRIKDQIEKLDGHISENGNCMKVEVKKEETVFKIRFNPSTKKLSRKHYITNTPT; encoded by the coding sequence ATGATTGGGGTTATTTTATTTCGATTAAGAATAAAAAAGAATAAATTTATACTGCTGAATATAGAAGGAAAATCATGGGATACGGTAGAATATGTTATAGAGTTTTATTTAATTTCTATTGGAGTGCGTTTTATGGGCATGCATTTTATAAACATATTTAAGAAAAATAAGGGGAATTTTTATTTTCTTGTTTTTGGCATTCAGTGGTTATTCCTAGTTTTATTAAGTCTAATTCTAATTAAAAAGGGTGGAAAGACTTTTATTATATTAGCAATAGGGACAAACATTTTTATCCTGGAGTTAATAATAACCATACTCAATATGAGCAAATATCGCAAAAAATACATCAATATAAAAAAGGAATACAGGTTATGCAGGGATATTGTAAGGTGTTTAAGGTTAGAAAAACACGATTTTCTTAATCGTTTGCAGGTAATTTCCGGTTTTGTTCAATTAAAAAAATATGATAAAATAAATCCTCAGATAAAAAAAATAACCGAGGAAACAACAACTACAAGCCAGATGTCAAGAATAAAGTTCCGACCACTAAAAGCTATTTTCTTTTCAGCCTTGAGGCTGGCAAGAAAATACAATATATATATCAACATAGAGGTAGATGAACTATTTTTCCGACGAATGGCTGTTCCTGAAAAAGATAGGGAAGAATTAAGTTATTGCATGAAAATGCTTTTATTTTCAATTATAGCTGAATTTAAAAATATCAATGTGAAAAATAAACGAATTTTAATACATTTAAGAAGCAATAATAAGGATGGTATCTATCTAATACTATGTTATAATGCCGCTTTATCGAACAGAATAAAGGATCAGATAGAAAAATTAGATGGTCATATATCTGAAAACGGAAATTGTATGAAGGTTGAGGTTAAGAAAGAAGAGACTGTATTTAAAATTAGATTCAATCCTTCAACAAAAAAACTATCAAGAAAGCATTATATTACAAATACTCCAACTTAA
- a CDS encoding site-specific integrase, whose amino-acid sequence MASTLLLHLAVIKKSLSDAVRWKLIPYSPADSVRPVKRKEPKKINFNMLDIINFLRKMKDTKYYRPAIIAIGMGLRLGEVLGLFWDDINIEERQLVVNRTIQSVGGKIIFVPPKSRSSKRILVIPKFVVSELTKQKKEQAQNKLLLGAAYKENNLVFSKNNGEPYNPDSFSSEFIYHARKHNLTDFSFHSLRHINLTLLVDKDVNFKKIAEWAGHTDTGMLDSVYAHVDLEMKKKIAELIDSFFSQLISR is encoded by the coding sequence TTGGCAAGCACCCTGCTTCTTCATCTTGCTGTCATCAAAAAAAGTCTAAGCGACGCAGTGAGATGGAAACTAATTCCTTACAGTCCGGCAGATTCTGTTAGACCTGTCAAGAGAAAAGAGCCTAAAAAGATCAATTTCAATATGCTTGATATAATAAATTTTCTGCGGAAAATGAAAGATACAAAATATTATAGACCGGCAATAATTGCAATAGGCATGGGGCTTCGTTTAGGTGAAGTGCTGGGGCTTTTTTGGGATGACATAAACATAGAAGAAAGACAGCTTGTGGTAAACCGCACCATTCAATCTGTCGGCGGAAAAATAATTTTTGTACCGCCCAAGAGCAGATCTAGCAAACGAATACTGGTTATCCCCAAATTCGTAGTTTCGGAATTAACAAAACAAAAAAAAGAGCAGGCTCAAAACAAATTGCTGTTAGGTGCTGCATATAAAGAAAACAATCTCGTTTTCAGCAAAAATAACGGCGAACCATACAATCCTGACTCTTTCTCAAGCGAATTTATATATCATGCCAGAAAACACAATTTAACAGATTTTTCCTTCCACTCTTTGCGACATATAAATCTAACTCTGCTTGTCGATAAAGATGTTAATTTCAAAAAAATAGCAGAATGGGCAGGCCATACAGATACCGGCATGCTGGACAGCGTCTATGCTCATGTCGATTTGGAAATGAAGAAAAAAATTGCGGAGTTAATAGATTCCTTTTTTTCTCAGCTCATTTCTCGTTAG
- a CDS encoding glycosyltransferase family 2 protein: MKVSVIIPAYNEEDYIADTIKGVKELPGVKQIIVVDDGSNDRTAVEAEKTGAKVISHFKNMGKGEALSTGSKATDGDIIVFLDGDIGDSSKEVQKLINPILRGEADMTIARFPPTGRKDGFGIAKVIATTGIYLLEGKRFNSPLSGQRAFSRRVLENLKGFASGYGAEVAMTLDVLDQGFRVMEVPVNMTHRGKGRNLKGFLHRGKQLVSILKVFLKKCIERRYI, from the coding sequence ATGAAGGTATCCGTTATCATTCCAGCTTATAATGAAGAAGATTATATTGCTGATACTATAAAAGGGGTGAAGGAACTACCCGGTGTTAAACAAATAATTGTGGTTGATGATGGTTCTAACGATAGAACGGCAGTAGAAGCCGAGAAAACGGGAGCTAAAGTAATTTCCCATTTTAAAAACATGGGTAAAGGGGAGGCTTTAAGTACAGGATCAAAAGCAACAGATGGAGATATAATCGTTTTCCTGGACGGGGATATAGGGGACTCATCAAAAGAAGTCCAAAAGCTAATTAACCCCATATTAAGAGGAGAGGCTGATATGACTATAGCCCGTTTTCCCCCTACAGGAAGGAAAGATGGCTTTGGTATTGCAAAGGTAATAGCTACTACCGGGATATACCTTTTAGAGGGTAAGAGATTCAATTCGCCCCTTTCAGGGCAGAGGGCCTTTAGCCGGAGAGTATTAGAAAATTTAAAGGGATTTGCATCGGGCTATGGGGCGGAGGTTGCTATGACCCTGGATGTTTTGGACCAGGGCTTTAGGGTTATGGAAGTTCCCGTGAACATGACCCACAGGGGAAAGGGAAGAAACCTCAAAGGTTTTTTACACAGGGGAAAGCAGCTGGTATCAATTCTAAAGGTTTTTTTGAAGAAATGTATTGAAAGAAGATATATATAA
- the rpmA gene encoding 50S ribosomal protein L27, with protein MNLQLFAHKKGVGSSRNGRDSISKRLGVKRHDGQYVTAGSILVRQRGTKIKPGINVGRGKDDTLFAKIDGFVSFERKGKDSKQVSVYTDREAVMVAK; from the coding sequence ATGAATTTGCAATTATTTGCTCATAAAAAAGGTGTCGGTAGTTCAAGAAATGGTAGAGACAGTATTTCCAAAAGATTAGGTGTAAAACGTCATGATGGTCAATACGTTACTGCAGGCAGTATTCTGGTGAGACAAAGGGGTACGAAAATTAAACCAGGAATTAATGTTGGTCGCGGAAAAGATGATACCTTGTTTGCAAAAATAGATGGATTTGTTAGTTTTGAAAGGAAGGGTAAAGACTCAAAACAGGTAAGTGTTTATACTGACCGGGAAGCTGTTATGGTAGCCAAATAA
- a CDS encoding IS3 family transposase gives MKQIIKGIAILISPLVHERIPCKTPNMIAHIEAFHRILEDECMSLYEFQSYAEAYQTVTNYIRYYNETRIHSSLKYMSPHEFINNRHNIKIPSVKV, from the coding sequence ATTAAGCAAATTATTAAAGGAATAGCTATTCTTATTAGCCCCCTGGTACATGAACGTATTCCTTGCAAAACACCGAATATGATTGCACACATTGAAGCATTTCATAGGATTTTGGAGGATGAATGCATGTCCCTATACGAATTCCAAAGCTATGCAGAGGCCTATCAAACTGTTACTAATTACATACGGTATTATAACGAAACTCGAATTCATTCCAGCTTGAAATACATGTCACCACATGAGTTTATAAACAATAGACATAATATTAAAATTCCATCTGTTAAGGTGTAA
- the yqeK gene encoding bis(5'-nucleosyl)-tetraphosphatase (symmetrical) YqeK, with the protein MIKIQEKIRGFLTSKRYIHSLGVKEVSIKLALRYRYNINKTVLAALLHDCARDLPEEVLLKKAGEFGILIGDVERRQLQLLHGPVGAGIALHDFKICDKDILRAIYFHTTGNSSMTLLDKIIYIADYIEPNRAFPGVDVLRKQAFADLDKALLLALNNTINYVISNNQLIHPLSVIARNDILFKQQKTGRGRRSS; encoded by the coding sequence ATGATAAAGATTCAGGAAAAAATAAGGGGTTTTCTTACCAGTAAACGATATATACACTCCCTGGGTGTAAAGGAAGTATCTATTAAATTAGCGTTGAGATATAGGTACAACATAAACAAAACAGTGCTTGCTGCCCTTTTACATGATTGTGCAAGGGACCTCCCTGAGGAGGTATTATTGAAAAAAGCCGGGGAGTTTGGTATACTTATAGGAGATGTAGAAAGACGACAATTACAGCTATTACATGGGCCTGTCGGAGCAGGAATTGCCCTGCATGATTTCAAAATATGTGATAAGGATATTTTAAGGGCTATTTATTTCCATACTACAGGGAATAGTTCAATGACCCTACTTGATAAAATAATATATATAGCTGATTATATTGAGCCGAATAGAGCATTTCCGGGTGTTGATGTTTTGCGAAAGCAGGCTTTTGCTGATTTGGACAAAGCCCTCTTATTGGCATTGAACAACACTATAAATTATGTTATTTCGAACAATCAGCTTATTCATCCGCTTTCAGTCATAGCAAGAAACGATATATTATTTAAACAGCAAAAGACCGGGAGGGGGAGGAGAAGCAGTTGA
- the nadD gene encoding nicotinate-nucleotide adenylyltransferase — MTRIGIMGGTFDPIHYGHLVTAEAVRTNYNLDYVIFVPTGKPPHKKEYEVTDSSHRYLMTVLATVTNPFFEVSRIEIDREGVSYTIDTIKQFKQIFGNKASLFFISGADAILEIITWKQVDALLDLCYFVAATRPGYELSELNKKIEYIKKVYKRNIYSLEVPAMAISSTDIRKRVKEGRSIKYLLPESVEHYIIKNGLYK, encoded by the coding sequence ATGACTAGAATAGGAATAATGGGGGGAACTTTTGATCCTATACATTATGGGCATCTGGTAACGGCTGAAGCTGTTAGAACAAATTATAATCTGGATTACGTAATTTTTGTTCCTACAGGGAAGCCGCCTCATAAAAAGGAATATGAAGTCACGGATTCATCCCATAGGTATCTGATGACAGTTTTAGCAACAGTTACAAATCCATTTTTTGAAGTTTCAAGAATAGAAATCGATAGAGAAGGTGTATCATATACAATCGATACAATAAAACAATTTAAACAGATCTTCGGGAATAAAGCGAGTCTGTTCTTCATTAGTGGGGCAGATGCTATTTTAGAGATAATAACATGGAAACAGGTAGATGCCCTTTTGGATTTGTGTTATTTTGTTGCAGCAACCAGGCCGGGTTATGAATTATCGGAACTGAATAAAAAAATAGAATACATAAAAAAGGTCTATAAAAGGAACATCTATTCACTTGAAGTTCCTGCGATGGCTATTTCTTCTACGGATATAAGAAAAAGGGTAAAAGAAGGGCGATCAATAAAGTACCTTTTACCCGAAAGTGTGGAACATTATATAATTAAAAACGGTCTATATAAATAG
- the obgE gene encoding GTPase ObgE, translating into MFLDRVKIFVKGGDGGNGVVAFRREKYVPYGGPSGGDGGRGGNVIVKVDAGLNTLIDFKYRRHYKAPRGEHGGGSNKSGRNASDLILKVPPGTVVKDADTGEIIADLVSEGEEVIVARGGRGGRGNTRFATPTRKAPTFAEKGEPGEEKWIILELKLIADVGIIGLPNTGKSTLLSVLTEAKPKIADYPFTTLMPNLGVVKIEDGESFVMADIPGLIEGAHKGAGLGYQFLRHIERTKVFIHVLDGSGMGGRDPLKDFELVNLELKEYNEKLIAKPQIVAVNKMDLPPSKENYSRIQQELTEEGYKVFPISAVAKTGLKQMVYYVYEVLKREKAKALEEKFSEEKIVFRDSPLEEKGYDIKKEGEAFVIKGRRIERLAAMTDFNNEEALRRFQRIVQRMGIEDDLKELGIKEGDIVRIKDIEFEYYQS; encoded by the coding sequence ATGTTTCTAGATAGAGTTAAAATTTTTGTTAAAGGTGGAGATGGGGGAAATGGTGTTGTGGCTTTCCGAAGAGAAAAATACGTCCCCTATGGAGGCCCCAGTGGTGGAGATGGAGGGCGGGGAGGCAATGTAATTGTCAAAGTTGATGCGGGCCTAAATACCCTTATAGATTTTAAATATAGAAGGCATTACAAAGCTCCAAGGGGCGAGCATGGTGGCGGAAGCAATAAAAGTGGAAGAAATGCTTCTGACCTTATTTTAAAGGTTCCCCCCGGTACAGTTGTAAAAGATGCAGATACAGGTGAGATTATTGCTGACCTGGTTAGTGAGGGAGAAGAAGTTATTGTGGCAAGAGGTGGTCGGGGAGGTAGGGGAAATACTCGTTTTGCTACACCTACCCGTAAGGCACCTACCTTTGCAGAAAAGGGAGAGCCCGGTGAGGAAAAATGGATTATCCTTGAGTTAAAACTTATTGCTGATGTAGGTATTATAGGTTTACCCAATACGGGAAAATCAACCCTTTTATCTGTATTAACTGAAGCTAAACCTAAAATTGCAGATTATCCCTTTACAACACTAATGCCTAATCTTGGTGTGGTAAAGATAGAAGATGGTGAAAGTTTCGTAATGGCCGACATACCGGGTCTTATTGAGGGCGCTCATAAAGGAGCTGGCCTGGGTTATCAATTTCTACGCCATATAGAGAGAACAAAGGTTTTTATACATGTTTTGGATGGGTCCGGTATGGGAGGGCGAGATCCCTTAAAGGATTTTGAATTGGTTAACCTTGAACTAAAAGAATATAATGAAAAGCTTATTGCAAAACCTCAGATAGTTGCAGTGAATAAAATGGACCTTCCTCCTTCGAAGGAAAATTATTCTAGAATTCAACAGGAACTTACAGAAGAAGGCTATAAGGTTTTTCCTATATCTGCAGTTGCTAAAACAGGCCTTAAACAGATGGTATATTATGTTTATGAAGTTTTAAAAAGAGAGAAAGCAAAGGCTTTAGAGGAAAAGTTTTCTGAAGAAAAAATTGTATTTAGGGATTCTCCTTTAGAAGAAAAGGGATATGATATCAAAAAAGAGGGAGAAGCCTTCGTCATTAAAGGCCGGCGAATTGAAAGACTTGCTGCTATGACCGATTTTAATAACGAAGAAGCTTTGAGAAGATTTCAGCGGATAGTTCAGCGCATGGGAATTGAAGATGACCTTAAAGAACTGGGTATCAAGGAGGGGGATATAGTAAGGATAAAGGATATAGAATTTGAATATTACCAATCCTAA
- a CDS encoding radical SAM protein, protein MDKIIRKSLLYRSGVEYGDYTINHVIGCSHGCNFPCYAFMLSKRFGRVRSYEEWIKPKIVSNALELLDKEIPKLKDKIHFVHLSFMTDPFMIGYPEIVKLSLEIIKKLNKNGIKVTTLTKGLYPDELLDKTNYDTGNEYGITLVSLDENFKRIYEPYSSNYRDRIESLKKLHNAGLKTWVSIEPYPTPNIVNQDLRDILNEISFVDKIIFGKLNYNKKVSEYLWYKEFYNYCSDVVIKFCEQHNIEYHIKEGTITKDAPYILEGHKKGTEKLFYTNEKVAIK, encoded by the coding sequence ATGGACAAAATTATTAGGAAAAGTTTACTCTATAGATCTGGGGTTGAATATGGAGATTATACAATAAACCATGTTATTGGATGTTCTCATGGCTGTAATTTTCCTTGTTATGCATTTATGCTTTCCAAGCGGTTTGGAAGAGTAAGGTCTTATGAAGAATGGATTAAACCTAAGATAGTTTCTAATGCCTTAGAGCTTTTGGATAAAGAGATACCAAAATTAAAAGATAAGATTCACTTTGTTCATCTAAGTTTTATGACGGATCCATTTATGATAGGGTATCCGGAAATTGTTAAATTATCTTTAGAGATAATAAAAAAATTAAATAAAAATGGAATAAAGGTGACCACATTGACTAAGGGTTTATATCCTGACGAGTTACTAGACAAAACAAATTATGATACTGGTAATGAATACGGAATTACCTTAGTTTCGTTGGATGAAAATTTTAAAAGGATTTATGAGCCATATTCCTCAAATTATAGAGATAGAATAGAAAGTTTAAAAAAACTTCATAATGCAGGGCTCAAAACATGGGTAAGCATTGAACCTTATCCAACTCCAAATATTGTTAATCAAGACTTAAGGGATATTTTAAATGAAATATCGTTTGTTGATAAGATTATTTTTGGAAAGCTTAATTATAACAAAAAGGTTAGTGAATATTTATGGTACAAGGAGTTTTATAATTATTGCAGCGATGTAGTAATAAAGTTTTGTGAACAGCACAATATAGAATACCATATAAAAGAAGGTACTATTACAAAAGATGCTCCTTATATACTTGAGGGTCATAAAAAAGGTACAGAGAAACTATTTTACACTAATGAAAAAGTAGCCATAAAATAA